A part of Nitrospira sp. genomic DNA contains:
- the pyrE gene encoding orotate phosphoribosyltransferase, with product MHRGEFMGTVREQLAQAFHDTQSFKWDRDKGFKLASGEVSPFYVDCRALMAHPEARRLVAQLAYEALTDIEFDCLGGLELGAIPIAMTVSDFACAASRQRLWRTFVVRKQPKDHGLGKLIEGSIRPGDRALIVDDVLTSGGSLLKAVAVAREAGLRVDHALVIVDRQEQAGRARVEIETIQLISLLTIQDLMTTMKNR from the coding sequence ATGCACAGGGGAGAATTCATGGGGACTGTTCGGGAGCAACTGGCGCAAGCGTTTCACGATACGCAGTCGTTTAAATGGGATCGTGACAAGGGATTCAAGCTCGCCTCTGGCGAGGTCAGTCCTTTCTATGTCGATTGTCGAGCCCTTATGGCGCACCCAGAAGCGCGTCGTCTGGTCGCCCAGCTGGCCTATGAAGCGCTCACTGACATTGAATTCGATTGTCTGGGCGGCCTCGAACTCGGAGCTATCCCAATCGCCATGACTGTTTCAGATTTCGCCTGCGCTGCTTCGCGTCAACGCCTCTGGCGGACATTTGTAGTGCGCAAGCAACCCAAAGACCATGGGCTAGGGAAATTGATCGAAGGTAGTATTCGCCCCGGCGATCGAGCACTGATCGTGGATGATGTACTCACAAGCGGTGGGTCCTTGTTGAAAGCAGTGGCGGTCGCTCGGGAAGCTGGGCTTAGGGTGGATCATGCATTAGTGATTGTGGACCGCCAAGAGCAGGCGGGAAGAGCACGGGTAGAAATAGAAACGATTCAGCTGATCAGTCTCTTAACCATTCAGGATCTCATGACCACGATGAAGAATCGCTAG
- a CDS encoding methane monooxygenase/ammonia monooxygenase subunit C gives MASDRGYDISQWYDTKSAKLGWFGMLAIGVFWVVYQRTFGYSHGLDSMTPEFESVWMGLWRFNILANAVFFATSIGWIWVTRDRNLANLDPKLELKRYFHWMGWLACYIWGVYYAGSYTLEQDAAWHQVIIRDTSFTASHIVAFYGTFPLYITCGVSSYLYAQTRLPLYSQATSFPLVAAVVGPMMILPNVGLNEWGHAFWFVDELFAAPLHWGFVTLGWCGLFGAAGGVAAQIVSRMSNLADVIWNNAPKAILDPFPSQVGPGAKSVY, from the coding sequence ATGGCCAGCGATAGAGGGTATGATATCTCGCAGTGGTACGACACAAAGTCGGCGAAGCTCGGCTGGTTTGGGATGTTGGCAATTGGCGTGTTTTGGGTGGTGTACCAGCGAACGTTTGGGTACTCGCACGGTCTCGACTCCATGACGCCAGAGTTCGAATCAGTGTGGATGGGGCTGTGGCGGTTTAACATTCTGGCCAACGCCGTGTTCTTTGCCACGTCGATCGGGTGGATCTGGGTGACGCGGGATCGGAATCTGGCGAACCTGGACCCGAAGCTCGAGCTGAAGCGGTACTTTCACTGGATGGGCTGGTTGGCCTGCTACATCTGGGGCGTGTACTACGCGGGCAGCTACACGTTAGAGCAGGATGCCGCGTGGCATCAAGTGATCATCCGGGACACGAGCTTTACGGCGAGCCACATTGTGGCGTTCTACGGGACGTTCCCGTTGTACATCACGTGCGGCGTGTCGAGTTATCTGTATGCGCAGACCCGGTTGCCACTGTACAGCCAAGCCACGTCGTTCCCGTTGGTGGCGGCGGTGGTGGGGCCGATGATGATTCTCCCGAACGTGGGCCTCAATGAGTGGGGCCATGCGTTCTGGTTTGTGGATGAGCTGTTTGCGGCGCCGTTGCATTGGGGCTTTGTGACGTTGGGGTGGTGCGGGCTGTTCGGAGCGGCCGGTGGAGTTGCGGCGCAGATCGTGAGCCGGATGTCGAATCTGGCGGATGTGATCTGGAACAACGCGCCCAAGGCCATTCTGGATCCGTTCCCCAGCCAGGTCGGCCCGGGGGCGAAGTCGGTCTACTAG
- a CDS encoding DUF1566 domain-containing protein, which translates to MRPAVQKDALIADIIKNWQEAHPAAERFVILPDFNNNAVLDKDTNLIWELSPMPTSVTWNEARTTCVPRVTGGQKGWRLPAPSEMRSLVGPAVDSPIPNIPPGHPFLNIQPTSYWTVVPEENQPSYARYVDAFLGNVLSFIKIYTYPVWCVRGPIKSDDH; encoded by the coding sequence ATGCGCCCGGCTGTCCAAAAGGACGCGCTCATCGCCGATATCATCAAGAACTGGCAAGAGGCACATCCGGCGGCTGAACGTTTCGTGATCTTGCCGGACTTCAACAACAATGCGGTTCTCGATAAGGATACAAACCTCATCTGGGAGCTCTCCCCAATGCCAACGTCCGTGACATGGAACGAAGCCCGCACTACATGTGTACCCCGAGTGACCGGTGGTCAAAAAGGCTGGCGCCTACCGGCACCCTCCGAAATGCGTAGCCTCGTGGGGCCGGCAGTGGACTCTCCGATACCTAATATCCCCCCAGGGCATCCATTCTTGAACATCCAGCCAACATCCTATTGGACAGTAGTCCCCGAAGAGAATCAGCCTTCCTATGCGCGATATGTAGATGCATTCCTCGGTAACGTTCTGAGTTTCATCAAGATCTACACCTATCCAGTCTGGTGCGTGCGTGGACCGATCAAATCCGATGACCATTGA
- a CDS encoding cobalamin B12-binding domain-containing protein, which translates to MFMNKHRIHRVAKLTGLSKDVIRVWERRYGLVTPSRSSNRYREYSDEDVALLRFVKAQMEQGATIGGLATEGRVAVIARMRLATPFVAEEQKPHEHLLDDLMGLLAPIDKAGFERKLNGAVAVIPFEEAVQRILLPLQRRIGEEWHEGRLGTAIEHYVTKLIQQKLFSVMSQLPVNEFGPRVLIACPEGETHEIGAQAVAYIAATRGCQVYYLGPNLPMSDLMTFCDKISPDLVLLSLTEAKSEEAMLQQLKGFEQLATRWPLAVGGQGARAFGDLLRETKVELLDDLPALHSRLMILLSMRQRVYQ; encoded by the coding sequence ATGTTTATGAATAAACATAGAATTCATAGAGTTGCGAAATTAACTGGACTGTCGAAGGACGTCATTCGTGTGTGGGAGAGGCGGTATGGGCTTGTCACACCTTCGAGAAGTTCGAATCGCTATCGCGAGTACAGTGATGAGGATGTGGCACTTCTTCGCTTTGTGAAGGCCCAGATGGAACAAGGCGCAACAATCGGTGGTCTCGCCACAGAGGGACGTGTTGCAGTGATCGCACGTATGCGTCTCGCAACTCCGTTCGTCGCAGAGGAACAGAAGCCACATGAACATCTATTGGATGATTTGATGGGATTGCTTGCCCCGATCGATAAGGCGGGGTTCGAGCGGAAGCTCAACGGTGCAGTGGCCGTCATTCCGTTCGAAGAAGCTGTCCAGCGGATTTTACTCCCACTACAACGACGAATTGGGGAAGAGTGGCACGAAGGCCGTCTTGGTACAGCCATCGAACATTACGTGACGAAGCTCATCCAGCAGAAGTTGTTTTCTGTGATGAGCCAGCTTCCGGTGAATGAATTCGGTCCGCGTGTATTGATCGCTTGTCCAGAAGGTGAAACGCATGAAATCGGCGCCCAAGCCGTGGCGTATATCGCAGCGACGAGAGGTTGCCAAGTCTATTACTTAGGCCCTAACTTGCCCATGTCAGACCTCATGACTTTCTGCGACAAGATCAGTCCCGATCTCGTGCTTCTCTCTCTCACTGAAGCGAAGTCTGAGGAGGCTATGCTCCAACAACTGAAGGGGTTTGAACAACTGGCTACGCGATGGCCTCTGGCCGTCGGTGGGCAGGGTGCTCGCGCGTTCGGAGACCTTCTTCGTGAGACCAAAGTTGAACTGCTCGATGATCTCCCTGCACTACACAGCCGCCTGATGATTCTTCTTTCGATGCGCCAGCGCGTGTATCAGTAA